One Ranitomeya variabilis isolate aRanVar5 chromosome 5, aRanVar5.hap1, whole genome shotgun sequence DNA window includes the following coding sequences:
- the CHRM2 gene encoding muscarinic acetylcholine receptor M2, giving the protein MNNTSFANVSTDNRTMMGSPYKTVEVVFIVIVAGSLSLVTVIGNILVMVSIKVNRHLQTVNNYFLFSLACADLIIGVFSMNLYTLYTVIGYWPLGPVVCDLWLALDYVVSNASVMNLLIISFDRYFCVTKPLTYPVRRTTKMAGMMIAAAWVLSFILWAPAILFWQFIVGGRTVKEGECYIQFFSNAAVTFGTAIAAFYLPVIIMTILYWQISRASKSRIKKDKKEPTPNQDPISPSNVQGKIVKPNNNNLSAIEDGLDHSKIQNGKASRNSVTENCVQTEGEEKEISNDSTSVSVVGSNAKEDESAKDAPQASGSQTIPKVENSKLTCIRIVTKSQKGDCGSTSGTTTEIVPKTNGRNGEDKQNIVARKIVKMTKQPAKKKIPPSREKKVTRTILAILLAFIITWTPYNVMVLINTFCDVCIPNTVWTIGYWLCYINSTINPACYALCNTTFKKTFKHLLMCQYKNIGSAR; this is encoded by the coding sequence ATGAATAACACTAGCTTCGCCAATGTGTCCACAGACAACAGGACCATGATGGGGAGTCCTTACAAGACTGTAGAGGTTGTGTTCATTGTCATCGTTGCTGGATCGCTTAGCCTGGTGACTGTTATTGGAAATATCCTGGTAATGGTCTCTATAAAAGTTAATCGACATCTACAGACTGTCAATAATTATTTTCTGTTCAGCTTGGCATGTGCTGATTTAATTATTGGGGTCTTCTCCATGAACCTCTATACTTTGTACACTGTGATTGGTTACTGGCCATTAGGGCCTGTGGTTTGTGACCTTTGGCTGGCCCTGGACTATGTCGTCAGCAATGCCTCGGTCATGAACCTTCTCATCATCAGCTTTGACCGATATTTCTGCGTGACAAAACCACTGACCTATCCAGTAAGAAGAACCACCAAAATGGCTGGAATGATGATCGCCGCAGCTTGGGTGTTGTCATTTATCCTATGGGCACCTGCTATACTATTTTGGCAGTTTATTGTCGGTGGGCGAACTGTTAAAGAAGGTGAATGCTACATTCAGTTCTTCTCCAATGCTGCCGTCACATTTGGCACTGCAATTGCAGCGTTCTACTTGCCAGTCATTATTATGACCATATTGTATTGGCAAATATCTCGCGCCAGTAAGAGCAGAATAAAAAAAGACAAGAAAGAACCCACCCCCAATCAAGATCCCATATCTCCGAGCAACGTCCAAGGAAAAATAGTCAAACCAAACAATAACAACCTATCGGCCATCGAGGATGGCTTGGATCACAGCAAAATCCAGAATGGAAAAGCTTCAAGAAATTCCGTCACTGAAAATTGTGTCCAGACGGAAGGAGAGGAGAAAGAAATCTCCAACGACTCCACCTCCGTAAGCGTGGTTGGTTCGAATGCCAAGGAAGATGAAAGTGCCAAAGATGCTCCTCAAGCTTCAGGATCTCAAACCATTCCAAAAGTTGAGAACTCCAAGTTGACATGTATAAGAATCGTTACGAAATCCCAAAAGGGTGATTGTGGGTCTACAAGTGGCACCACTACAGAGATTGTCCCCAAAACTAACGGTCGGAACGGGGAAGACAAGCAGAACATCGTGGCTCGAAAAATTGTAAAAATGACAAAACAGCCAGCCAAAAAGAAAATTCCTCCATCCAGAGAAAAGAAAGTGACGAGGACTATCTTGGCCATACTTCTAGCGTTCATTATCACCTGGACACCTTATAACGTCATGGTTTTAATCAACACTTTTTGTGACGTATGTATCCCCAACACGGTGTGGACAATTGGCTACTGGCTTTGCTATATCAACAGCACCATCAACCCTGCTTGCTATGCCCTTTGCAATACCACTTTTAAGAAAACTTTCAAACATCTCCTAATGTGTCAGTACAAAAACATTGGCTCGgcaaggtaa